The DNA window TAATTAAGGAGATTTAGGAGATTTTGACCTCAATTGTACGATGTCTGGTGCACCATTCATGCTCCTCGCATCAACTTGTAGACACTGCTGTAATGATGCACCTTACCTCCTTGAAATAAGATGATTGGCAGGTTCATCTATTTCGCAGGTCAGAACTTAACATTCCTCTGTAACATGCTCAGTTAAACCACCTGACTTGTGGAAGTATACGTATTTTATGATATAGGATTAATCTTGtctatactgacagtgtatacattatcagcgttggatgaatgataattatgcaaaatttgaatttgaaatttaatttttgcacaTGTGTCATGGATccaacggtgatagtgtatgtactgtcagtgtatataagatttactctatgATATATGATGATCTCCTGATCTTACAGATGCACTGATGATTAGTATGTAGTGCAGCAGTTTGTGAAGCAGTGAGATTGTACGGTTTGCTTTTGGCTTGTGTAGCAATTCCATATGTTATAAGATGAAATGTTATTCCCGTTTGGAGATCCTTGTATCGATGTGCCTTTTTAATTTGAAgccatttttgtcaattttgatAGGGGTTTCGCAAGATTGATGCTGACAAATGGGAGTTTGCAAGTGAGAGTTTCTTAAGAGGGAAAAGGCATCTGCTGAAGAACATTCAGAGGCGCAAATCGCCTCACTCCCATCAACTTGGTGGCTCCTATGGATCAACTGGTGAAGCAGGCAAAATTGTATTGGAAGGGGAGgttgaaaaattaaggaaagaaagGAGCTTAATGATGCAAGAAGTCTTTGAATTGCAGGAACAGCAGCTTGGAACAATCCAGCATGTGGAGGCAGTTAATGAAAAACTCCAGGCAGCAGAGCGTAGGCAGAAGTTGATGGTCTCATTTATGGCTAAGCTATTTCAAAATCCAGATATCTTGGATCGCCTGAAGCAAATAAAGGAGCAAAAACAAATTACTTCTTCAAGAACAATGAGAAAGTTTCTGAAACATCAGCCACCTGAATTCGATCCAGGTGCAGTAGAACAACTTCCCGAATTTACTTTACAAGGTAAGGGAGAAAATATTGGGTTGCAGTCTGATAGTATACCATTTCAAATAGGTAATATTGCAGCAGATGAAATGGCTCTGACGTCTGAATTTCTGACAATCTCAGAACCAAGTGGAGGGGGATTTTCTAGTCAGGGAACCGAAGATACACTGCTCAAGGGGAAAACTGTAGTTCCACCAGAGGTGATTCCTGAGTATTTTGTTACTTCTCCTGATGACTTGGCAAAGGAGAAGAACTTCCCTGAATACTCATCACTGGATATCGAAAGTATGCTCAAAGAACAGGGACCATGGAGCATGGATTTTGAAGCTGGTGCTGGTGTTTCTTCTTCCAGCAATGAGATATGGGGTAATGCTGTGAACTATGAGATTCCAGAGCTAATGGTTAGCAGTGGATTGTCAGATATCTGGAATTTAGGTTCTCTACCAGCAGCCGGAAGTTCAGGTGCTGAGAAGTGGCCAGATGATGAATTTCCTTTCTCAAAGCTTGACGATCAAGTCGGCCAGCATAAAGATGAAAGTTCTAACTTCTAAGAAACTAGATCCATAGGTTTCTTTAACGGCCTCTTGGGCCGACTTATAGTTGATTCTCGGAAATTCAATATTGGACAATTTATTACATATTTGTTTGATTGACTATCATGGAGaacttttttttcttaactgctccatcaattttttttttttaaacttttaacAGCTGATTTTGTAGAATTCATTTCCGCATTCGATTGAATGTGCACGTCTAGATAGTATGATGATATGCTCAACCATCCTTTCCTGCTAATAAATACTTgcaagtttgtgattttgcaGGTTCATAGCAGTACGAGACAGGTCGCAGTGTAGCAGCCACTTTTTGAGGGTTTGTTGGAATGTCTTCTGCTGCTTTGTCAAGCACTGGGAGGTAAGATATCTTCATGAGAAGCAATTTGTTCTCCTAATTTGGTTCAATGTTGTTTTATCTTGTGTTGAGGATGTGCTCGACCACGCTGACAGTTGAATGCGGATGCTATTTCTTCTGTTCTTGCACTCGGTTAGTGTTTGTCCGTGGATTATACACTCGCTCAGTTTTACTTCGAGGAGGCCATGTACAAATTTGCTTTTTGCCCTGAGTTCTGTGGCAAATACACCAAGATGCTCATTCATTCTGCAGTTACACTTCCGTCTCGGAGAAGAACTGTGTAAAATGTTTATTAAAATCCTAACATCCCTCTTCGTTTGtccattttcttgaatttttttgtttttggaatGTGGCTTTGCTGGGGGCATACCATGCCTGAAAGTGCAGTTGCGAGAGGGAAAGAAAAGCAAATCCTTTTTGTATGTTGAGTAGCTTTGCTTCGTTGGAAGGAGTTGATTCGGGCAACCTTTTTCGTTCTTCTTCTTTGGGTGTGTGTCCGCCTGTGCGTGGAAGAAATATTACCTTCTGAATGAAGTAAAATTATTGCGAAGTAAAAGACATCTAGGAATTAACATCAGAATCAACTCAGAACTCCATTCTAGTTTTAAGTTCCCATTCCCAGAATCCATACGTTGGCAATAGCCAGTCTATGTCCGGTGAATCCATAAGCTTTCCAAAATGAGAACCGAACAACATACGTAGCTGCATCCAATAAACTCTTCTAAAACGATAACGTTCAGTTCAGCAACTCAAATATGACACCGTATCTAGTTACAGAGATATAACCAGTGTAAATACAGTGACTTCACAAGCCTGGCAATGAGAAAGAACAAGATATCTACATGCATCTGGTATCGTCCTTCAGAACCAAATGTTCATTTCAGCAACTCAAACTGTGACTCCATTTTTTCACATATGTCATACAAGGTTCAGCTGCCCCTTGGCATCTTGCAATTTCCGTGTTCTGCAATTTATAGTGAACCAAATGTGAATAAAAATATACCATCTCATTCTTCAATGTTTTTAATAAGAATTCAGAACCATTGCCACAAATCAGGAAGGGCAAAAGATAAACAATAAAGAACCAACCACCAAGAAGATTACAACAAAACTGGCTCCAGATGCAGTACTAGCCTCACACGTGAAGGCAGCTCGTTTGTGCATACAACACCAGAAAATACACAGCAAAACCAAGTTCTATATCAATATAAAGGGAAACTTTTACTGACCAGTGCGTCAACATTGAAAAACTTTAGAAAGCTTCTTCAAAGAGAGAGACCAGCAAACAGCAATTCCAATTCCTCCTCCTGCGATGTGGTTCTCTGCAAAGAGAAAGATACCCAGAACAGGGTCATTGTATTTTGCGCAAATGGAAATCGTGCATATGATATGGGGGCTAAAAGCAAAATCAGACGGCCTACGGGACAAAATTAGTGGTTTATCAGAAAAGATAAGAATCGAAGATTAAAATTGCCATCAGCTTGAGATTATAGCTACAGCATACATATGCAGATCAGAAATAAAACAAACTTGATACTACTTTGAAAAAAATtcgagggaaaaaaaaagtcataTATAAATTTCAACAATGTTAAACCATGGCTATGTGCAATTCAAGCTAAAAAATTAGCTTGACGaactgaataaaataaaattgacatCCTAAAATAGTTGGTAACCCCTGTATTTGCTGGACAAGTATTAAACAGGGGTCCTTCTTTTCCACACCAAAACACTATTCAACATATAGTTCTTTAGTATGGAATAAACAAGGTTACCAGCAGTCCTGATAACCAACAATTGAAAAGTTCAaatattaggaaaaaaaaaaaggaaaaggaaaagaaaatcataAGGGGCTTAGAAGGTGAGGGACTCTTGAGTTCACCTGCATAGATAACAGGTGAAGGATTTTATTCAAGACACGCAAGCGATGAGTGGCGTAAGTGCTGTTTGGCGGAAGTTTGTTCATCCTCGAAATCTCTTCATCAACGgctgctttcttttcttccaaaccctTGCGGTTCCAGGCTGCTTTTCTACCAACCACCTGGTTGCCACTCTCTTTTGGCGGCTGATCGACCCCGCCATTCGTGCCCTTCAATAATCCCTCGGAAGGATCCATTTTTGCAGCAGCGCTTCATAAGCGGGAGACAAAACGAGATAATTTCGTCCTGAAAAAAGCTAGTTCACCAAAGAGATTTCTTTGTGTTATGTCAGATTTTTCATTACTTAAAacaaaatcaataaataaataaataaaattagagGAGAAGGAGAAAATCTATACTTTGATTTTGCTAGCTATTAGTACTTATTGGTCGAGGAGAGTGCAGACGAGGGAACCGGGGACCGAGCATGGACAATTGGAGGGAAAGACGGCCCAGGTAGCCAAGGCTTCCATCGAACCTGAGCCCAAATTTTCGCAGCACGCAATAGTACGAACGAGAGTATAAATAAACAGATACATATTTACCATGTTACGCATTTCTTTTTTCGTATTTGGATTTCATTTTAATATAGTTATTAgagtgcgtttgataaaattgaaatttgaaatttgtatATATTAAATTACTAAATTGTTGCTAAAATTAGAATCAGTTGAGGAACATTTTGAGACAATATATTAACAATTATTAAGTGTTATGCAAAATTTATGACGCAAAGAGCTTAATTGCGATAGAATCATGGAGATTTAATTATTTCCCCCCCCCCCTTGCGGTTAAAAGTAAGAACCATTCTAGGTATATAATTATGATAAGACctcccaaaacatgcaatcctATTGGTACAAAGTTCTATCCTTCTAAATGCATACACAAGTGTGTGTGTTGATATGTATTGGCGTAACAAACCCCACACAATGCTATGTTTAACCACGTGTAGATTTATTTATCTAGGGATAATTTTAAAAACCTCTTAACAATTTGcccaaattcaaaaaataaaaataaaaaaaaatgattttaggCGTGAGAAGATCATTGATTTCAAAAGCGCCCCTCatctataataataataataattaatttaattGTTCGATCTAGCTTATTATTTCACTTATGAGCTCATAATTACACAcgataaataaaaaaattttcgtcATTTGTTACCAAAAAATAACAACTTTTGAAATCTAACAAAACATTTTTTTACCTTAACATTCTTGTTATCACCACGCTAATAAGAAGAAACAACAGAACTAAAGTCTCCTCACATCCAACTTCTTTTAATTGTCAagtacattaaaaaaaaaaatagctagCCTAGCACTAGAACACTTTTCTAATGCcaaattattttttctaatgTAATCAAATTATGGTTAATTTAGTTCGTAAACGTCTCAATTATTTTTCACGTCTAAATCCTTTTATTTATATGGTACATCACATATAACTTTCATTTTATCTATCAAGTACATTAATAGAAAAGTGCATCTAGTATTAATTCCCTTTTATATAGCAAATTAATTGTcttttaaattccaaattatgGTTAATTCAATTAGTAAACATTTTGATTGTTTCTCTCCACAAATATGTATAAAATATCTTAGGTTGGAAAGATTAGCGGTCATTTCACGACTAGGGATGCGAGCATTGGGTCCcaaattaatgacaaaaatcTCCGAAGTACAGCGAAATTGCCCAAATCTCCGAAGTTTCCAAAATTATATCTTCTATCTAACATAGACCTTTGTTCAGCCAGGTGCAGAATTTCCTGTTCACCGGTAGATTCGTGCCGGAAGAGCTCACCGTTTGGAAGAGCAAGCGAACCCCAAATCCCACTGGAGGGTCATCAAGCCTTAAAACACTTTGGTACCTTTCGATTGGACAATGACAtcgttgaaaaaaaaagaaaaagaattggaCATTACGTACATTAAACTCAGTGGGAAAAGTTCATTGCGGATGTTAGAAACTGCTACTTATTACAGCATCTTTTCTTCTTTGCTATATAAATGTTACTTCCacatttttgccaaaaaaaaaaaaaaggaaagaaaagaattgttGCTTCTGTTAGCACGTGTTGCTAAGCTGTCATAGGAGACATCAATCGTTATCAGCAGAAATACATGCCTGATGATAGACTCCAGCCTAATCGCAAACTAAAGATCCACCAGCAGGTTGTATGCCAAAAGAACCATGCCTTTTATGCCTTCCAGCCGTGATGTTACCCCAATCAGTTGACTACCTTATGAGCAACTAATACAATGTACATTACATGTCGCACTCAAATTTCGAGTGCTTTTTGCAACTATAAACCAGATTTTCAATTACAGAGAACttgattacaaaaaaaaaaaaagaaaaaaggatgaACAGAATTTCCACACTAACACTGATATAAATGCTCAGGTAAACAAATATTTCAATGAGTATAAAATATAAGTGCAGATACTCATCTCCTTTTAAAGCAACGGCATTTACTGATTTGGGTAAAACTCAAAATGTGTTGAACAGGCAATTGGAATCGATATGTACATGAACAAGCCTGCAAAAAATGTATACCACACAATTAGCACAAGGAATCCCCCAAAAAATGAGAACTATTGTGCCTATGCATGTATAGACACATTTTTTGAACAgcagattatttgaaataattttttgaaatgtgatgtatgtaaaattaagaaaaaagttattaaaaagataaaaaaaatgatgactCCTAATCTCATATTTTGGTTTCTCGCCTTCTATTGTTAGTTTTGCAGGTACAAAGGAAAGATAAGTAGCCGGGCCTCTAAAACCACAGATAACtatttattatcattattatagGAATGCCATCCTCAAGTGGAAGGATAATATTTTGTggtaaattttgtttcacaaCAAAGAATAGATACACAAGTGCGTTGATTAGATTAAAAAAGCGGAAGCAAATGGTAATAAATAAACAATAAAGTTTAGATGCCAATAAGCTCCAACTAAAATCCTTCCACATAAACATACCTGATATAGTCTACAAGCAATCCTCCAGACATgaccaaaaaagggaaaaaattgcCAGATATGTGCACATTTGGACACCGTGAAATTCATGTGAGCAAGGGCACGTCTCCATGACCAGACTGAGGAGTGGGGGAGGGTTTAGTCAAAGGTTTCAGGGATTCCATAATACTGGAAAAGGAAGGGCGTTTCCATGGCTCACTGCAAATCACCAAAGCCATATTAGTAAAGGATGAATATATGTCAAGATGAGGCTTCAACCACAAAATACGAAATGACACAACTAACTTGGCCCAACAGGCTTCAATAATTGCAGCTACATGAGGATTCAAATCACGCGGTATTTCAAGCCTTTTTCCCTTGAAACCCACAGCTGCAACCACCTGGAAAACAATCACACCTACAGTTCATGGCTTAGCTCAAAAAAGATACAAGAAAAACTTGGTAAATGAAGAAATACAACTGTTCTAAGAGGCTAAGCCGCCAGTGACCATGGAGTAAATCACCTGACCGTAAAAAAGGTGACTTTGAAGGCGAAGGAAGATTATGTTATACAAACTCAGAATTAATTCACACCAGCTAGCCAATACTCTCGTCATTTTTCCTACTCAGAAACACCAAAGATTCAGTGTGGAAACTGAACCAGAACCCTTAACTATACAGTATCTCACCAGCTATTTTACAGAAGGAAACAAAGAAAGCTAACAGCTTAACCTCTATTCGCAAATCAGTTTGAAACTTAACACTGATCTAGAATTCCATTTGCTCCTCTTCCATTGCTAGAGCTGATGTTGAGCATAAAAACTGAGAAAAACGTTTTGTCGGTTAAGAGTGTAGTCTAACCTCTATGGACCTATTCCATATGGCTGTAACACCAAAATGCACCATGCAACCTATGCTCTAAGTTTGAGGAAATAAACACATTAAGGACCAAAAGTGGACCACAGATCATCAATCCCTAGCTAATGAATACATGCATAACTGATGCATCATGATTTCATAGCAATTATCACGTGTCACCAAAAGGACGATTTCGGATCGCTTTGAGCAAGATGAAACCACTGAAAGAAATGAAAACCAAACCTGTGCCGGATTTAAATAACTCCAGGGTTGTAGTATAGTTGCAAGCTCCCACAAAATAACACCAAAGCTGTATACATCAGATTTTTCATTTGATGGTTCATCGCGAAGTACTTCTGGTGCCATCCACTCAGGCTACAAGATAAGGCAACCAAGCAAATTTCATAATCCCATACAAAGGCCAAAAACACGATGGTCTGATAAAGTGAATTAGATCAATGAATGTGATAGATTGAACTACTCA is part of the Coffea eugenioides isolate CCC68of chromosome 6, Ceug_1.0, whole genome shotgun sequence genome and encodes:
- the LOC113773128 gene encoding heat stress transcription factor A-3, which codes for MNPHDRDENSVFPSSNSPSSSPPENQSSEVVPLSMVSPFVDLESRQHLQEIVPGILSGGTITTEAARSFPGMPQPMECLQGTPVPPFLSKTFDLVDDPALDSIISWGASGQSFVVWDPVEFARRILPRNFKHNNFSSFVRQLNTYGFRKIDADKWEFASESFLRGKRHLLKNIQRRKSPHSHQLGGSYGSTGEAGKIVLEGEVEKLRKERSLMMQEVFELQEQQLGTIQHVEAVNEKLQAAERRQKLMVSFMAKLFQNPDILDRLKQIKEQKQITSSRTMRKFLKHQPPEFDPGAVEQLPEFTLQEPSGGGFSSQGTEDTLLKGKTVVPPEVIPEYFVTSPDDLAKEKNFPEYSSLDIESMLKEQGPWSMDFEAGAGVSSSSNEIWGNAVNYEIPELMVSSGLSDIWNLGSLPAAGSSGAEKWPDDEFPFSKLDDQVGQHKDESSNF
- the LOC113775427 gene encoding uncharacterized protein LOC113775427, encoding MDPSEGLLKGTNGGVDQPPKESGNQVVGRKAAWNRKGLEEKKAAVDEEISRMNKLPPNSTYATHRLRVLNKILHLLSMQRTTSQEEELELLFAGLSL